A window of Mucilaginibacter paludis DSM 18603 contains these coding sequences:
- a CDS encoding PAS domain S-box protein, with translation MHDEIIRLKEVHKFLDFDFYKSREYQDITDLASQLCDKPISLITLLDNETNWIKMATGFETGEADRASSFCQYGIQQDELLIIPDATADERFDQNSLVHVFPKVRFYAGAPLILSNGHKIGTLCLFDFKPNNLTNLQQKALTALSRQVIYLMELEFNRGQLFSQIEEINAKNDALRKIAYMQSHQIRQPLSSVMGLVNLVKEGIVKPDEKWIDMIGIAAEQLDEEVRAIITESTAEKDIRLIRFNKMLDEVEDYAIILLDKDGIIENWNKGAEKIKGYTATEIIGKNFNVFYSHKDRLDGLPAKTIACKDGACRSEGYRVRKDGSEFWARVVVTAIHNDSGDVIGFTKVTRDLSDIKETQLSLDVAEERLKNMIEEIEDYAIILLDASGNIEKWNKGAQKIKGYPAEAIIGKNFTVFYPEEDRQQKLPELLLEQARLQGRAHHEGWRLKMDGSKFWGSVVITSIHNSKSEVIGFVKVTKDLTAEKLLM, from the coding sequence ATGCATGACGAAATTATCCGCTTAAAAGAAGTTCATAAATTTCTTGATTTTGATTTTTACAAGTCCAGAGAATACCAGGATATTACTGATCTGGCGTCGCAGCTTTGCGATAAACCTATATCGTTAATTACTTTGCTGGATAATGAAACCAATTGGATAAAAATGGCAACTGGCTTTGAAACAGGCGAAGCCGATAGAGCAAGCTCGTTTTGCCAATACGGGATACAGCAAGATGAATTGTTAATTATACCTGATGCCACTGCGGATGAAAGATTTGATCAAAATTCCTTGGTTCATGTGTTTCCGAAGGTGCGTTTTTACGCCGGTGCACCGCTTATTTTAAGTAACGGACACAAAATTGGGACCCTGTGTTTATTTGATTTTAAGCCCAATAATTTAACCAATCTACAGCAAAAAGCTTTGACTGCCCTGTCCAGGCAGGTTATTTACTTGATGGAGCTGGAGTTTAATCGTGGGCAACTTTTTTCACAAATTGAGGAAATAAATGCAAAGAATGATGCCCTCAGGAAAATTGCATATATGCAGTCGCATCAAATACGGCAGCCATTATCATCTGTTATGGGCTTAGTTAACTTAGTAAAAGAGGGTATAGTGAAGCCGGATGAAAAATGGATTGATATGATAGGTATTGCGGCAGAACAATTAGATGAAGAGGTAAGGGCGATCATCACCGAGTCTACTGCCGAAAAAGATATTCGCTTAATCCGGTTCAACAAGATGTTAGACGAGGTAGAAGATTATGCGATTATTTTGCTGGACAAGGACGGTATTATTGAGAATTGGAATAAAGGGGCAGAAAAAATTAAAGGTTATACCGCTACCGAAATCATAGGGAAGAATTTTAATGTATTTTATTCCCATAAAGATCGGTTGGACGGGCTACCGGCAAAAACAATAGCATGTAAAGATGGAGCTTGCCGCTCGGAGGGCTATCGCGTGCGTAAGGATGGTTCAGAATTCTGGGCGAGAGTGGTTGTTACGGCAATTCATAATGATTCGGGAGATGTGATTGGTTTTACAAAAGTTACACGAGATCTTTCTGATATTAAAGAAACACAGCTCTCGCTTGATGTAGCCGAAGAGCGCCTTAAAAATATGATAGAGGAAATAGAGGATTATGCAATTATCCTGCTTGATGCGAGCGGCAATATTGAGAAATGGAATAAGGGAGCACAAAAAATTAAAGGCTACCCGGCTGAAGCCATTATTGGGAAAAATTTCACAGTTTTTTATCCCGAAGAGGACCGGCAGCAGAAATTGCCCGAACTACTCCTGGAACAGGCAAGGTTACAGGGCAGAGCCCATCATGAAGGTTGGCGGTTAAAAATGGACGGCAGCAAGTTCTGGGGATCGGTAGTGATCACCTCGATACACAATAGCAAGAGCGAAGTAATTGGATTTGTTAAGGTAACTAAAGACCTGACAGCCGAAAAATTGCTCATGTAA